From Rhododendron vialii isolate Sample 1 chromosome 10a, ASM3025357v1, the proteins below share one genomic window:
- the LOC131303631 gene encoding uncharacterized protein LOC131303631, translating into MNENPSKTASSSSSLAMTEKRPQRPGGCVGIFFQLFDWNRRFAKKKLFSKKLLIQGRSKQSSSKFGGDEKLPKLRLIANENSGGFPNVKKSGTCNDNHDQKPGMQSPGLVAKLMGLDSMPATKQDKSKKALLFESGSDKEGCVSSHGRSDDEGSSFEKGNTKGELRPQKLQKTGPLERQPLSRFGAEALQFKSVLAQSRKHRSKLPSPVKSPRMTTGRNASRLMDAAAKILEPGLQATNRAKSSLIYPSTTNHVPKDEAKMEETMVRSLDLSEKCDYRVIAVRSLQGHSCKNCGSLVDDAGSNPNLVEQPLPFASSVPNHVNASFEALERSKPSPVISSLRREKERVGDRIQEQPFPFTAQARINPRTRGEAISKRKPINLEDERWHWTSQQCKPQKGVPSSIYYRHNNQRQNQVPVTRDRGTTRSNLSSLQTSRVSSAANAINKSKDFLAFNGNLSPAQSRMPVKVDNCKGNAEMNSCNRREGGLSPVRKRRSTIVNQQGENSGFVSSTFAKQRNFTCDAMTGMGMGLNTHSVNCTCSRSIMAQEERSRTNSSKDSGVISFTFSSPMKQKTASGITPDKTPEISIKDKIDLKMSMEKSFALSGDALGALLEKKLKELTCQEEDELGTGGTRPKRTSAMILQELISALTADRPISHDDNTEKVLRHADHLLNKKVMFQAKEKNPGASLGYLRDGDHLSPGSVLEASFSNDSCFSSSVDDSSAEPLQPDAELLDSATSFSEGGYGLQLATNLLQHISDVLYSMCLADTGLKGSKLFHAEEVILNAELIFRSSDRTDDFSLSQFLVNELETLANGLLAEFGQFLPCVEDTKHGNQLKQFLFDCVIEYLNSRYVRYCNSGFRAWAEMPLCTTNDKLITGIVGEVRRWTRLAGKIPDEIIETEMSQSLGKWTDFEIEGYETGAVIDVELLQILVDDIVIDLCEENMGFSGSYCSAVGDY; encoded by the exons ATGAATGAGAATCCAAGCAAGACggcgtcgtcgtcgtcgtctctaGCCATGACGGAGAAGCGGCCGCAGAGGCCAGGGGGTTGCGTTGGTATCTTCTTCCAGCTCTTCGATTGGAACCGGAGGTTCGCGAAAAAGAAGCTTTTCTCTAAGAAATTGCTCATTCAAG GTCGTTCAAAACAGTCTTCCAGTAAGTTTGGTGGAGACGAGAAGTTGCCCAAGCTTCGTTTG ATTGCCAACGAAAACAGTGGCGGTTTCCCGAATGTGAAGAAAAGTGGGACATGTAATGATAATCATGACCAAAAGCCCGGAATGCAATCTCCGGGCTTAGTTGCTAAGCTTATGGGTCTGGATTCCATGCCAGCTACAAAACAAGATAAGTCGAAAAAGGCCTTGTTATTTGAGAGTGGCAGTGATAAAGAAGGTTGCGTAAGTAGTCACGGTAGATCTGATGACGAAGGTTCGAGTTTTGAGAAAGGAAATACAAAAGGTGAATTGAGGCCTCAGAAACTTCAGAAAACAGGACCTTTGGAACGACAACCGCTAAGTAGGTTTGGAGCGGAGGCATTGCAATTTAAAAGCGTTTTGGCACAATCAAGAAAGCATCGTTCTAAGCTCCCATCTCCGGTGAAGAGTCCAAGAATGACAACTGGAAGAAATGCATCTAGATTGATGGATGCTGCTGCTAAAATTTTGGAACCTGGGTTGCAAGCTACAAACAGGGCTAAATCTTCTCTTATTTACCCGAGTACTACGAATCATGTTCCCAAAGATGAGGCTAAAATGGAGGAAACAATGGTACGGTCACTGGATTTATCAGAAAAGTGCGATTATCGTGTGATTGCCGTCAGGTCATTGCAGGGGCATTCTTGCAAAAACTGTGGCAGTTTGGTAGATGATGCGGGGTCCAACCCGAATCTGGTGGAACAGCCGTTGCCCTTTGCTTCCTCTGTCCCCAATCATGTCAACGCGTCATTTGAAGCATTAGAAAGGAGTAAGCCTAGTCCAGTGATATCCTCCCTTAGGCGAGAAAAGGAGAGAGTTGGTGATAGAATTCAGGAGCAACCCTTCCCTTTTACTGCTCAAGCAAGGATCAATCCTCGTACTCGTGGTGAAGCCATTTCTAAAAGAAAGCCAATCAATCTAGAAGATGAAAGGTGGCATTGGACAAGCCAACAGTGCAAACCTCAAAAGGGCGTACCGTCTTCGATTTATTATAGGCACAACAACCAGAGACAAAATCAGGTACCGGTCACCAGGGATAGAGGTACAACAAGGTCAAATTTAAGTAGTCTGCAGACCAGTAGAGTTTCATCTGCTGCAAATGCTATTAACAAGTCCAAAGATTTTCTTGCATTCAATGGAAATCTTAGTCCAGCCCAGTCAAGGATGCCTGTAAAGGTTGATAATTGCAAGGGTAATGCAGAGATGAATTCTTGTAACAGGAGAGAAGGTGGCTTATCCCCAGTGAGGAAGAGAAGGTCAACCATTGTTAATCAACAGGGTGAAAATTCTGGTTTTGTCAGTTCCACCTTTGcaaaacaaagaaattttaCGTGTGATGCAATGACTGGAATGGGAATGGGACTTAATACTCACTCTGTGAACTGCACCTGTAGTAGGAGCATAATGGCACAGGAAGAACGTAGTAGAACCAATAGTAGCAAGGACAGTGGGGTTATTTCTTTCACGTTTAGTTCACCTATGAAGCAGAAGACTGCGAGTGGCATTACTCCTGATAAGACTCCAGAGATATCCATTAAGGATAAAATTGATTTGAAGATGAGCATGGAAAAATCATTTGCCTTGAGTGGGGATGCATTAGGTGCCcttctagaaaaaaaattgaaggagtTGACTTGTCAAGAAGAGGATGAGTTGGGTACAGGAGGTACTCGACCAAAGAGAACCAGTGCTATGATTCTCCAAGAGCTAATATCTGCCTTAACTGCTGACAGACCAATTTCTCATGATGATAACACAGAAAAAGTTTTGCGCCACGCTGATCATTTGTTGAACAAAAAAGTAATGTTTCAG GCCAAAGAAAAGAACCCTGGGGCTTCGCTTGGTTATTTACGTGACGGTGATCATCTTAGCCCAGGATCTGTTTTGGAAGCTTCTTTTTCAAACGACAGCTGCTTTTCGAGCAGTGTGGACGATAGCTCAG CGGAACCATTACAACCTGATGCAGAGCTTTTGGATTCGGCAACTTCATTTAGCGAAGGGGGTTATGGCCTTCAGTTGGCGACTAATCTCCTTCAACATATTTCGGATGTATTATACAGCATGTGCTTAGCTGACACTGGACTAAAGGGAAGCAAGCTATTTCATGCAGAGGAGGTAATCTTGAACGCTGAATTGATCTTCAGAAGTTCAGACAGAACCGATGATTTTTCTTTAAGCCAGTTTCTCGTTAATGAGTTGGAAACTCTTGCGAATGGTCTGTTGGCGGAATTTGGTCAGTTTCTTCCTTGTGTTGAGGACACAAAACATGGGAATCAGCTCAAGCAATTTCTCTTTGATTGTGTGATAGAGTATTTGAATTCTAGATATGTTCGATACTGTAACTCTGGATTCAGGGCATGGGCAGAAATGCCGTTATGCACGACAAATGATAAGCTGATTACCGGGATCGTTGGGGAAGTTAGAAGGTGGACGCGACTGGCTGGGAAGATTCCGGACGAGATTATAGAGACGGAGATGAGTCAGTCCTTGGGGAAATGGacagattttgaaattgaaggGTACGAGACTGGTGCTGTAATTGATGTGGAACTGCTGCAGATTCTGGTTGATGATATTGTGATAGATCTCTGTGAGGAAAATATGGGTTTCTCAGGTTCTTATTGTTCAGCTGTTGGTGACTACTGA
- the LOC131303633 gene encoding uncharacterized protein LOC131303633, translating into MAGTNGSLHQTHIPSQTLDRLFTALDPKSLILSHFQSNQEKPNFLQLTTESFVMERGPRYKAYSDLRESKLRMKQARNQSTEKEPSLSPPKKQAKQGIFPRKTGSSVLAQSVPDFAAVVRKENRKPPPGMMPVMMEKKSLTPPAKNSKKALYGAGAGSGSKSVNSGEKRSGGIMMGRKSYACMEELKGFSAAAANAINGENRGGRSGRGGGVGKTVLGYRQY; encoded by the coding sequence ATGGCAGGGACCAACGGCTCTCTGCACCAAACCCACATCCCAAGCCAGACCCTCGACCGTCTCTTCACTGCCCTCGATCCCAAATCCCTCATTCTCTCCCACTTCCAGAGCAATCAAGAAAAACCCAATTTCCTTCAACTCACGACGGAGAGCTTTGTGATGGAGAGAGGACCCAGGTACAAAGCTTATTCGGATTTGAGAGAATCAAAGCTCAGAATGAAGCAAGCGAGGAACCAGTCGACGGAAAAAGAACCGAGTTTGTCTCCACCCAAGAAACAGGCGAAACAGGGGATTTTTCCCCGGAAAACGGGGTCCTCTGTTTTGGCACAATCGGTGCCGGACTTTGCGGCGGTGGTGAGGAAAGAGAACCGGAAGCCGCCACCGGGCATGATGCCGGTGATGATGGAGAAGAAGTCGTTGACGCCTCCGGCGAAGAACTCGAAGAAGGCGTTGTACGGGGCCGGGGCAGGATCGGGGAGTAAGTCCGTGAATTCAGGGGAGAAGAGGAGCGGTGGGATTATGATGGGGAGGAAGAGTTATGCTTGTATGGAGGAGTTGAAGGGGTTTTCGGCGGCCGCAGCGAACGCGATCAACGGAGAAAACCGGGGAGGGAGGAGTGGTAGAGGAGGGGGTGTTGGTAAGACTGTTTTGGGGTACAGACAGTATTGA
- the LOC131303632 gene encoding chloroplastic group IIB intron splicing facilitator CRS2-A, chloroplastic-like, translated as MLCAVSAPKTCISYPRNPIFRLRHSASARLNVSASIHDPNGFKVEYTPWLIVGLGNPGNKYHGTRHNIGFEMIDHISQAQGILLNTIQSKALIGIGSIGEVPILLAKPQAYMNFSGESVGPLAAYYQVPLRHILLVYDEMSLPNGVLRLQQKGGHGHHNGVKSVTEHLDGCRDFPRLCIGIGDPPGTMDMKAFLLQKFSSLERNQVDAALEQGVDAVRNLVHYGFNRYMTRFNLEQKYKYHKV; from the exons ATGTTGTGTGCAGTTTCTGCCCCTAAAACTTGCATATCCTACCCAAGAAACCCTATTTTTCGTCTGAGGCATTCAGCTTCAGCGAGGCTTAATGTATCGGCTTCAATTCACGATCCCAATGGTTTTAAAGTGGAGTATACTCCGTGGCTAATTGTCGGATTGGGAAACCCTGGGAACAAGTATCATGGAACTCGCCACAAT ATTGGTTTTGAAATGATTGATCACATTTCTCAAGCACAAGGAATTCTGTTGAATACAATACAGTCAAAGGCTTTGATTGGCATAG GTTCTATTGGGGAGGTACCAATTCTGTTGGCAAAACCTCAAGCCTACATGAATTTCAGTGGGGAATCG GTTGGACCGCTTGCTGCATATTATCAAGTGCCATTGCGTCATATCCTACTG GTTTATGATGAGATGAGCCTTCCCAACGGTGTATTAAGGCTTCAGCAAAAAGGAGGGCATGGGCATCACAACGG AGTGAAGAGTGTGACGGAACATTTGGATGGTTGCCGTGATTTTCCACGTTTGTGCATAG GCATTGGAGATCCACCTGGTACCATGGACATGAAAGCGTTTCTCCTCCAGAAATTCAGTTCACTTGAACGGAATCAG GTGGATGCAGCACTAGAACAAGGCGTTGATGCAGTGAGGAATCTAGTACACTATGGCTTCAATCGCTATATGACTAGGTTTAATCTGGAACAGAAATACAAGTATCACAAGGTTTGA
- the LOC131303636 gene encoding delta(7)-sterol-C5(6)-desaturase-like, which yields MENHDLGRFVEETSLYNRLILGSLLPGGVWEPLPHFLQTWLRNYVMESLIYLVSGFLWCFYIYYLYPNAFLPKGTCLFLRTFMLKKKEKRESFLMYIRVLVLLILYLTIEDMMSTTLVADAIPSRKAMLLQISVTMKAMPWYTLLPTVSEYMIENGWTRCYPGISDVGWVTYLAYVAIYLAIVEFGVYWMHRGLHDIKPLYKYLHATHHIYNKENTLSPWAGMALNPLDGLLQASPHLIPIFLIPTHFRTHLVLLFMEGVWATNLHDCINVKLWPVMGAGYHTIHHITYRHNYGNYTIWMDWVFGTLRPPVDDGKKEI from the exons ATGGAAAATCACGACTTGGGGCGATTCGTAGAGGAAACGTCGCTCTACAATCGCCTCATTTTAGGGAGTTTATTGCCGGGCGGAGTGTGGGAACCGCTCCCTCACTTCTTACAGACGTGGCTCCGGAACTATGTCATGGAATCCCTTATCTACCTCGTCTCCGGTTTCCTCTGGTGCTTCTACATCTACTATTTGTACCCCAATGCCTTTCTTCCCAAAGGTACATGTCTTTTTCTACGGACATTTATGCttaagaagaaggaaaaaagagagtcCTTTCTGATGTACATAAGAGTCCTTGTGTTATTAATTCTGTACCTAACAATTGAAGACATGATGAGCACTACTCTTGTTGCAGATGCAATCCCTTCAAGAAAGGCTATGCTATTGCAGATATCCGTCACGATGAAGGCCATGCCATGGTACACTCTTCTCCCCACGGTCTCCGAGTACATGATTGAAAATGGCTGGACAAGGTGTTATCCGGGCATAAGCGATGTCGGTTGGGTTACCTATCTCGCGTACGTCGCGATTTATCTTGCGATTGTGGAGTTCGGGGTTTACTGGATGCACAGGGGACTCCATGACATAAAGCCTCTGTACAAGTATCTTCACGCTACGCATCATATCTATAACAAGGAAAATACTCTCTCTCCGTGGGCTG GTATGGCACTCAATCCCTTGGACGGGTTACTGCAGGCATCGCCGCACCTCATACCGATCTTTTTAATTCCAACGCATTTCAGAACGCATCTGGTCCTCTTATTCATGGAGGGCGTATGGGCCACCAACCTTCACGACTGCATCAACGTGAAGCTCTGGCCTGTAATGGGTGCTGGCTACCATACGATCCACCACATCACGTACCGCCACAACTATGGGAATTACACGATATGGATGGACTGGGTTTTCGGAACTCTTCGGCCCCCTGTCGATGATGGGAAAAAGGAAATTTGA